In Argopecten irradians isolate NY chromosome 11, Ai_NY, whole genome shotgun sequence, one DNA window encodes the following:
- the LOC138334338 gene encoding uncharacterized protein isoform X1, which produces MRMYYLFLAFILESFKEFNITFQLLLFLLRALLFYSVVKADEFRIGYMAKEIRHLLGRFLGRFVKAKVIREADHFTKVEFDNINNQIPDSIVDIGPFCYAYIVDKEDSISPSLTNRILGSFRKFYCTVVDKMIKKFPFEDAVGLGTLTLLHGLMAHQQM; this is translated from the exons ATGAGAATGTACTACTTATTTCTGGCTTTCATCCTAGAGTCATTCAAAGAGTTCAACATAACATTTCAGCTATTACTATTTCTTTTGAGGGCACTATTGTTTTATAGTGTTGTCAAG GCTGATGAATTTAGGATTGGTTATATGGCAAAGGAGATCAGACATCTACTGGGGAGGTTCCTGGGCAGATTCGTCAAGGCCAAAGTCATCCGGGAAGCTGATCATTTTACCAAGGTTGAGTTTGACAACATCAACAACCAGATTCCAGACAGCATTGTGGACATTGGACCATTCTGCTATGCATACATAGTCGACAAAGAGGACAGCATTTCCCCATCCTTGACCAATAGAATTTTGGG GTCTTTCAGGAAATTTTATTGCACTGTTGTAGACAAGATGATCAAGAAGTTTCCATTTGAGGATGCAGTTGGGTTAGGTACCTTAACCCTGCTACACGGTCTGATGGCACACCAACAGATGTGA
- the LOC138334338 gene encoding uncharacterized protein isoform X2: MRMYYLFLAFILESFKEFNITFQLLLFLLRALLFYSVVKADEFRIGYMAKEIRHLLGRFLGRFVKAKVIREADHFTKVEFDNINNQIPDSIVDIGPFCYAYIVDKEDSISPSLTNRILGQDDQEVSI, translated from the exons ATGAGAATGTACTACTTATTTCTGGCTTTCATCCTAGAGTCATTCAAAGAGTTCAACATAACATTTCAGCTATTACTATTTCTTTTGAGGGCACTATTGTTTTATAGTGTTGTCAAG GCTGATGAATTTAGGATTGGTTATATGGCAAAGGAGATCAGACATCTACTGGGGAGGTTCCTGGGCAGATTCGTCAAGGCCAAAGTCATCCGGGAAGCTGATCATTTTACCAAGGTTGAGTTTGACAACATCAACAACCAGATTCCAGACAGCATTGTGGACATTGGACCATTCTGCTATGCATACATAGTCGACAAAGAGGACAGCATTTCCCCATCCTTGACCAATAGAATTTTGGG ACAAGATGATCAAGAAGTTTCCATTTGA